CACGAGGCCCATGTCAGGATTGCCAGGACACTCCTCGCTGAAGAGGTCATCGAGGGCGATCGCCTCGACGCTCTGCTTGAGGAGGGCATCATAAGGCCCACAGAAGGGCTCGACGATGATTGTTCCACCGTTTTGACGAGGGAAGGAAAAGAGGGAGGGTCCGTTGCCTGAAGGGAGAGGCCCGACCGACTCCCAAAGGGGTGACCCTTTCGCCTGGCGGATGACCCGAGCGTTCGGCCGGATCCTTTGAGGTCGGGCGCTCTTTTCACTTTAAATGCGTCAAAGGGAGGCAACCTTGAGCGATAAATTGAAAGCCTTTGAACTTCGATCCGAATGGCCGCCGGCGGGAGACCAACCGGAGGCCATCGGCCGCCTTGCCGAAGGCTTCAGGAAGGGCGAGCGTTTCCAATGCCTCTTAGGGGTTACCGGCAGCGGCAAGACTTTCGCGATGGCCAATGTCATTGAAAGGCTGCAGAGGCCCGCCCTTGTCCTGGCGCACAACAAGACCCTGGCGGCTCAACTCTACAGCGAGTTCAAGGAGTTTTTTCCGGAAAACGCGGTTCACTATTTTGTCAGTTACTACGATTATTACCAGCCGGAGGCCTACGTACCAGTATCCGATGTCTATATTGAAAAGGACGCTTCCATAAACGAGAGGATCGAAAAGCTAAGGCTGGCCACGACGAAGTCACTTCTTGAAAGAAAAGATGTAATAGTCGTGGCGAGCGTTTCGTGCATCTACGGTCTTGGCAAGAGAAAGGCCTATGAAGAAGCCATTTTCCGCTTTGCCCTGGGAGAACGTTTTGAACGCAGGGATTTTCTCTCAAGGCTTGTCTCAAATCACTACGAAAGGAATGATTTGGACCTCCGTCCGGGTACTTTTCGTGCTAGGGGCGGGGCCATCGAAGTCTTCCCAGCGTACAGCGACACGGCCGTGAGGGTACACCTGGAGGATGATGTAGTCGAAAAGATCGATGAGATAGAACCGTTGACGGGAAAGAGCATCCTCTCCAAGCCCAAGGCCGCGATATTCCCGGCCCAGCATTACATAACGACCCAGGATGCTATCGGCGACGCCCTTCCTAAGATCGAGGAAGAGCTCCAGGAAAGGCTGCAATATTTCAGATCCAGGGATAAACTCCTCGAGGCGCAGCGGCTGGAAATGAGGACCAGGTACGATATGGAGATGCTCTCCGAGGTGGGGTACTGTTCCGGGATTGAGAACTACTCCCGGATCCTCGATGGAAGGCAACCCGGTGAAACACCGGGAACATTGCTGGATTTCTTCCCCGAGGATTTTCTTTTCTTCATCGATGAATCCCATATCACGATACCCCAGGTACAGGGAATGTATAACGGGGACAGGGCCAGGAAGCAGACCCTGGTGGACCATGGGTTCAGACTGCCGTCATGCCTCGACAACCGTCCCCTTAAGTGGGACGAGTTCTACGCTTTTTTGAAGCAGGCCTGTTTCGTATCTGCCACTCCTGGAGACTGGGAAATGAGTGTCTCCTCGACTGTAGCCGAATTGATCGTACGTCCCACCGGAGTTGTCGATCCCGAAGTGATCGTTGCGCCCGCGACGGGGCAGGTAGACGACCTGACGGAAAGATTGAGAAAGGTTGCCGCCAGGGGAGAGAGGGCGCTTGTAACCACCCTTACTAAACGGTCCTCCGAGGATCTTGCCGAGTACCTATCGGAGATAGGTTTTGGTGTTAAATATATCCACTCCGAACTGGACGCCTTTGAGAGGACGGGACTGATCAGGGACCTCCGAAGGGGAGAAATCTCGGTTCTGGTGGGCGTGAATCTACTCAGGGAAGGACTTGACCTACCCGAGGTTTCCTTCGTGGGAATCCTCGATGCCGATAGGGAAGGTTTCCTCCGCTCCAGGAGATCCCTCATCCAGATGATAGGAAGAGCTGCCAGGAATACGGCAGGCCAAGTGATCCTTTACGCCGACCAGGAGACGGGCAGCATAAAAACCGCCCTTGAGGAAACGTCAAGGAGAAGGGAAAAGCAGTTAAATTTCAACAGGATGCATAACATTACTCCCAGGACCGTGCATAAGAAGGTCCTGTCCCTGCTCCCGGAGGAACAATCGGTGGATATTCCCCTTGAAATATCCTTGAGGCCGGGAGGTGAAGGTTTCACCAGCCAGGAACTGGAGAGGATGATGTGGAAGGCCGTTGAGGATCTTGATTTCGAGAAGGCGGCCGTCCTGAGGGATATTCTCCAGAAGGGCCAAGGAGGCGGATTCAGACGTGCCGCAATGGATAGAGGTAAGAGGAGCAAGGCAGCACAACCTGAAAAACATAGACGTAGACATACCTAGAAACAGCCTGGTCGTCATCACGGGACCATCAGGCTCGGGGAAATCATCGCTGGCTTTCGACACGATCTACGCCGAGGGTCAACGCCGC
The genomic region above belongs to Thermovirga sp. and contains:
- the uvrB gene encoding excinuclease ABC subunit UvrB produces the protein MRQREATLSDKLKAFELRSEWPPAGDQPEAIGRLAEGFRKGERFQCLLGVTGSGKTFAMANVIERLQRPALVLAHNKTLAAQLYSEFKEFFPENAVHYFVSYYDYYQPEAYVPVSDVYIEKDASINERIEKLRLATTKSLLERKDVIVVASVSCIYGLGKRKAYEEAIFRFALGERFERRDFLSRLVSNHYERNDLDLRPGTFRARGGAIEVFPAYSDTAVRVHLEDDVVEKIDEIEPLTGKSILSKPKAAIFPAQHYITTQDAIGDALPKIEEELQERLQYFRSRDKLLEAQRLEMRTRYDMEMLSEVGYCSGIENYSRILDGRQPGETPGTLLDFFPEDFLFFIDESHITIPQVQGMYNGDRARKQTLVDHGFRLPSCLDNRPLKWDEFYAFLKQACFVSATPGDWEMSVSSTVAELIVRPTGVVDPEVIVAPATGQVDDLTERLRKVAARGERALVTTLTKRSSEDLAEYLSEIGFGVKYIHSELDAFERTGLIRDLRRGEISVLVGVNLLREGLDLPEVSFVGILDADREGFLRSRRSLIQMIGRAARNTAGQVILYADQETGSIKTALEETSRRREKQLNFNRMHNITPRTVHKKVLSLLPEEQSVDIPLEISLRPGGEGFTSQELERMMWKAVEDLDFEKAAVLRDILQKGQGGGFRRAAMDRGKRSKAAQPEKHRRRHT